Below is a genomic region from Actinomadura sp. NAK00032.
AGGTCGTGTACGGGTGGAAGCCGTGCCACTCGTCCAGCAGGACGCCCTGCGCCCCTTCGAACACGGCCGTGCCGCCGCGCAGCAGGCCGCGCAGGTGATCGCCGCCGACGATCGCGACCCGCTCCCCGAACGCGGCGAAGGCGTCGGCGCAGGCGTCCACGTCCGGGACGTCCGGGCCGCCGGGGAACGCGTCGCGGTACCAGTCGCGGACGGCGGCGAGCCGGCGCCGCAGCCGCGCGGGCGCCAGGCAGTCGCCCGCGCGGGGCGCGTCGGCGTGCGCGAGCGCGTAGGACGCCGTCTCGCCGATGCCCATGCCGCAGGACCCGTGCCGGGCCGCGCCGCGCGCGGTCTCCCGCGCCCGGTTGGCGGCCCGGTGGTACGGCGTCGTCAGCGGCGCGTCCCGGTCGACGGTGAGCCGGTCGAGCGCGTCGCCGACGCCGAGGGACCGCAGGTGGGCGGCCTCGGCGGCGAGGGCGAGCGGGTCGGTCAGCATGAACCGCGACAGGTGCGTGCGCACGCCCGGCGTGAACGTCCCCGAGCCGAACTGGGCGAACGTGTGGTGCCGCCCGTCGCCCGCGACGACGTTGTGCGCCGCCTGCGCGCCGCCGTTGAACCGGACGACCACGTCCACGGGGCGGGTCGCGCAGAGGTGGTCGACGACCGTGCCCTTGCCCGCGTCCCCGAAGCCGAGGTCGACGACGATCACATGGTCCATGGGCACCTGGTCCACGAGGTCAGAGCCGGGTCGTCGCCGACGGCCCCGCGGCGTCCAGCCCGGGCGGCGCGGCCGACACCGCGACCGGCGCGCGGGACGCCTCCAGCGGGGCGAGGGCCCGCGACACCGACGCGCCGGCGTCCGACCCGGCCTCCGCGAGGTGCTCCAGGCCCTCGTCGAGGCCGATGGCCTCTTCGGCGAGCCCGATGGTCAGCGCGATCGTCTCGCACACCGCGTCGAGGTCGTCCAGGTAGAGGACGTTCTGGCCGAGGAGCCCCCGCCAGAAGTCCGCCAGCTCCCGGCTGCCGGAGTGGTAGGCCCCCTCGGGGATGATGAAGTACACGTCGTACCTGCGCCGCAGCTCCCGGACGATCGCGGCGACCGGGACGTCCTCGTCCGGCTCCCCGCCGATGACCTTGGCGATCTCGCGCCGCTTCGCCTTCGGGTAGGCCAGCTCGTCGCCGATCATGAACAGGTAGCCGCGCTTCCCGCGCTTGTCGAAGCAGTCGATCGCGGTGTGCCGGGCCATGAAGTACATCGCCAGCTCGTACGATTCGCGCATCTGGCCGCCGCCCCCGCCTTCGAGCAGGATCTTGCCGAGGTCGTCGTCCATCCGGTTGTCGGCCTCGAACTGGCCGATCTGCAGCGGCGCCCGGTCGCAGGTGGCGTCGCCGACCGCGCCGAACAGGATGTGCGGGTGCTCGACGTAGCCCTTGCGCAGCAGCAGCCCGAGCAGGTCGGGGAGCTTGGTCTGCAGCGTCCGGGGCACCGTCCCCATCGACCCGGTCACGTCGAACAGCACGCCGATCGCGAGCGACTCGGGGTGGTCGGCGGAGTCCCGGCTCTCCCGGACGGCCACGCCGGCCGGGTCGAGGTCGGGGTGGACGGCGGTGGCGCCGCCGTCGGAGTAGGCGAACGCGCTCGCGCCGGTGGACGCGCGGTAGCTCGCGCGGGCGGCGTAGACGTCGGTGGACCAGTGTCCGCTTCCCATGGCGGTCTCCTTCAGCGAGGGGTGGGCAGGTGGAACGGGCGGAAGCGCCGCGGGCCGTAGAGCCGCTCCAGCAGCTCGTCCAGCTCGGCCAGCAGCCGCCAGGCGTCGGACGGGCGCCGGTTCTGCGCGGGCAGCGTGCAGCCGCGCGCGAACGAGCGCATCGCCGGGGGCGCCTTGCCGCCCATCAGGCGGGTCATGCACCGGGTGGCCATGAAGATGTCGGTGGCGGGGCTCGCCGGGCGCCGTCCCGGCACCTCCGGCGGGTACCAGTCGGCGTACCGGCCGACCATCGCGGGGACGCGGCCCGAGCCGTCGACGTGCGCGTAGCAGCCGGGCACCGCGTGGCACCAGCCGACCAGGACCAGGCCGTGCTCCTGCGGGTGGATCAGCACGTGCTCGGGCAGCACCGCGCCGTGCAGCACGCCCGCGCGGTGCGCGAACCCGAGCCCGACGAGCAGCCGCCGCCACATCCATGCGGCGTCGCGCGGGTCGACGCCGCCGGGGAGCGCCGCCCCGACCTCGGCCAGAGTGCGGAACCCGTCCAGCGCGGCGATCACGTTGACCTGCCGCTGGGTGCCGGTGGCCGCGTCCCGGTGCCGGAACGACTCGACCAGGCGCGGGACGTACGGCAGGAACTTTCCGTCGCCGTCCTCGGGGAGCCGGCGGAGCGCCACCGCCTCCCGCTCGATCAGGTCGCCGTCGCGCGGGTCGCGGGGCATCTTCAGCAGCACCTCGCGGCCGGTCCCGGTGCGGGCGGGGTACAGCTCCGCGAGGTCGCCGCCGATCGGGTCGCCGTGCAGCCGGTACGCGTGGCGGCGGGTGCTGATCAGGGTCGTGCCGGTGCGGCGGTGGGCGCGCCAGAGGTCGTTCAGCCGGATGAACGCCTCGCGGGTGCGGCCGCCGGTCGCGTCCGGGTGGACGAGCCGCGCCAGCGCCCGGTAGCGCCGCGCCGCCTCCGCCTCGTCCGCGCCGAACAGGTCGGCCGGGACGCGCGCCCGGTCCAGCCGCGCCAGCGCGTCGTCCAGGGTCCCGGTCATCTGATCTCCTCCTCCCTGCTGGGCCGCAGCAGGGCGGGGTGCAGGAGGCGGGCGTCGCCCGCCCGGTAGAGCCGGGGGCGGGGCCCGCCGCGCCGGCCGCCCCGGTCGGACGTCGCGCCGGTGCTCTCCACGAAGCCGGGCACCGACAGGACCTTCCGGTGGAAGTTGCCGGCGTGCAGCTCCTCGCCCCACACCGCCTCGTAGACCGCGCGCAGCTCCGGGACCGTGAACTCGCCGCCGCAGAACGCCGTCGCGAGCGGGGTGTACTCCAGCTTCCCGCGCGCCCGCTCCAGGCCGTCGGCGAGGATCCGCGCGTGGTCGAACGCCAGCCTGCGGGTGGTGCCGGGGCGCTGGTCGCCGGACTCGGTCAGGCCCAGCGCGTCCACCGGGACCCACGCCGCGTCGGCCGCGTCGCCGCCGGCCTCGGGGTCGGGCAGCTCCGGCGCGAACGCCAGGTAGGCGACGGAGATGATGCGCATCCGCGGGTCGCGGCCGGGGGAGCCGTAGGTGCCGAGCTGCTCCAGGTGCACGCGGCCGAGCGCGCCGCCCTTGGCGCTGAGCCCGGTCTCCTCGGCCAGCTCGCGCACGGCCGCGTCGGACAGGTCCTCGGCGTCGGCGCCCTGCAGCGGCCCGCCCGCCTGGACGAACCCGCCCGGCAGCGCCCACATGCCCGCGTACGGGGGGTGCCCGCGCCGGACCAGCAGGACGTGCAGGGCGCCGTCCCGGATGGTCAGCGCGACCACGTCCACCGTCACGGCGACCGGGTCGTAGTCGCGCGGGTCGTAGTCGGCGAGGAAGGCGTCCTCACCGCGGCTCGGTTCCGGGGCGGTCATCCGCGGGCCTCTCGTCGGTCTCCGAGTGAGTAAGTCTCAGAGTGAGTTCATCTCGTACTGAGAAGAACATAACCCGGACGCGTCCCGTTGTCCAGCGCGGGCGCCGCCCATGCGAAACGGGCGCCGTCCCCCGCGAGGGGGGCGGCGCCCGCTGCGTTCGGCGGAACTTCACAAAGAAGAAGTCAGCGGCGGTGCCGGCCGCCCGGTGGCTCCCCGTCCTGCTCCCTGTACTCGTCCTGCTCCCCGTGGTCGGCGGGGCGGTACGGTCCGGGCCGGTACGGTCCGGGCCGGTAGGGGCCGGACGCGTACGGGTCGGGGTCGGTGCCGAACGGATCGCCGGGCTGCCCGGGACCGTACGGCCCCGCGGGGTGCGGACCGGACGGCCGCGCGAGGTCGTCCCGGTCGTACCGCTCGGGCGGGCGCCCCCCGGCCGGGTGCGGGTCCCGGGAGAACTGGCCGCCCGGCTGCCGCGCGGTCGAGTACCGGCCGGTCGGGTAGGGGCTCTCCGGCGCCCCGGGCCGCCGGGCGCCGGGCTCGTACGGGGCCCCGTAGGGCCCGCTCTCGTACGGGACGGGCTCGGCCAGGCCGGCCGGGACCACGCCCGGC
It encodes:
- a CDS encoding adenylosuccinate synthetase, with the protein product MDHVIVVDLGFGDAGKGTVVDHLCATRPVDVVVRFNGGAQAAHNVVAGDGRHHTFAQFGSGTFTPGVRTHLSRFMLTDPLALAAEAAHLRSLGVGDALDRLTVDRDAPLTTPYHRAANRARETARGAARHGSCGMGIGETASYALAHADAPRAGDCLAPARLRRRLAAVRDWYRDAFPGGPDVPDVDACADAFAAFGERVAIVGGDHLRGLLRGGTAVFEGAQGVLLDEWHGFHPYTTWSTTTFANAETLLDEAGASAARLGVLRAYATRHGPGPFVTEDPALTAALPDRHNGTGPWQGAFRVGHLDTVALRYALDAAGGADGLAVTHLDVAGARPDLRAAVAYEIDGARVGRLEAGPPDLDRQAALTRRLLRARPVYAPLGDPVATVEDALGTPVVLRSYGPTSAAKRAAERDGHLRTPLDLGVR
- a CDS encoding protein kinase family protein yields the protein MTGTLDDALARLDRARVPADLFGADEAEAARRYRALARLVHPDATGGRTREAFIRLNDLWRAHRRTGTTLISTRRHAYRLHGDPIGGDLAELYPARTGTGREVLLKMPRDPRDGDLIEREAVALRRLPEDGDGKFLPYVPRLVESFRHRDAATGTQRQVNVIAALDGFRTLAEVGAALPGGVDPRDAAWMWRRLLVGLGFAHRAGVLHGAVLPEHVLIHPQEHGLVLVGWCHAVPGCYAHVDGSGRVPAMVGRYADWYPPEVPGRRPASPATDIFMATRCMTRLMGGKAPPAMRSFARGCTLPAQNRRPSDAWRLLAELDELLERLYGPRRFRPFHLPTPR
- a CDS encoding NUDIX domain-containing protein, with amino-acid sequence MTAPEPSRGEDAFLADYDPRDYDPVAVTVDVVALTIRDGALHVLLVRRGHPPYAGMWALPGGFVQAGGPLQGADAEDLSDAAVRELAEETGLSAKGGALGRVHLEQLGTYGSPGRDPRMRIISVAYLAFAPELPDPEAGGDAADAAWVPVDALGLTESGDQRPGTTRRLAFDHARILADGLERARGKLEYTPLATAFCGGEFTVPELRAVYEAVWGEELHAGNFHRKVLSVPGFVESTGATSDRGGRRGGPRPRLYRAGDARLLHPALLRPSREEEIR